The following proteins come from a genomic window of Methanobacterium sp.:
- a CDS encoding hydrogenase translates to MKKEQDTLFLMALVGVGAVIMSGLAVFKQWTIVFPLTIAAVFLAFLLIYQNRSKFIHVSENLENYAFITALISFIAAFILLYRPA, encoded by the coding sequence ATGAAAAAAGAACAGGATACACTCTTCCTAATGGCCCTTGTAGGGGTAGGGGCTGTAATAATGAGCGGACTTGCTGTATTCAAACAGTGGACTATCGTATTCCCATTAACTATTGCGGCGGTATTTTTAGCATTTCTGCTGATATACCAGAATAGAAGCAAATTTATTCATGTTTCAGAGAATCTTGAAAACTATGCATTTATTACAGCACTCATATCATTTATAGCAGCATTTATACTGCTTTATAGACCAGCGTAA
- a CDS encoding DUF2109 family protein, whose translation MLIEITGIIVVLMALRALIAQDRGERMLYLNALSFGMSALIALYIQTPFGAIIAITFFVASTVSSNAIAYSIGRIGEEILIK comes from the coding sequence ATGTTAATTGAGATTACAGGTATTATAGTTGTACTCATGGCTCTTAGAGCGTTAATTGCCCAAGATAGGGGTGAAAGAATGCTCTATCTAAACGCATTAAGTTTTGGGATGTCTGCACTGATTGCACTTTACATACAGACACCTTTCGGAGCTATAATTGCAATAACCTTTTTTGTAGCTTCCACTGTAAGTTCAAACGCAATAGCATATTCAATTGGAAGGATAGGGGAGGAAATACTGATAAAGTAA
- a CDS encoding proton-conducting transporter membrane subunit: protein MDIATLSGQIFGYIPLGDIVLYFTPFNLFLFGSALLFTILIALSNTETQVEARFGTLQDREVKVDKAEFKIRRFLAIVCGLATAGAMITGDLFNFTLFVALIGIVNIGLVGAVKMVDVLDSAFQYGIIAMIASLPLFGGAATVLAATGTLSLLELSNSAVTPMVSFASLLLIMGIAGETGMAPFYAAKAEMFRTPGSPFLVIIHLSSLLVIVRAIEVLLIINKPF from the coding sequence ATGGATATAGCAACTTTAAGCGGACAGATATTCGGTTACATACCTCTTGGAGATATTGTACTGTACTTTACCCCCTTTAATCTGTTTTTATTTGGCAGTGCACTTCTATTTACAATCCTTATAGCTTTAAGTAATACTGAAACCCAGGTTGAAGCCAGATTCGGTACTCTGCAGGATAGAGAAGTAAAGGTAGACAAAGCTGAATTTAAAATAAGGAGATTTCTGGCAATAGTATGCGGCCTTGCAACTGCAGGGGCTATGATAACAGGGGATCTATTTAATTTCACACTGTTTGTTGCATTAATTGGTATTGTAAATATTGGTTTAGTTGGAGCTGTAAAAATGGTAGATGTTCTGGATTCAGCATTCCAGTATGGTATAATTGCAATGATTGCATCACTTCCCTTATTTGGGGGTGCAGCCACAGTACTTGCAGCAACAGGAACATTAAGTCTGCTGGAATTATCAAATAGTGCGGTTACACCAATGGTCAGTTTTGCATCACTATTACTTATAATGGGTATTGCTGGTGAAACTGGTATGGCACCATTTTATGCAGCAAAAGCGGAAATGTTTAGAACACCCGGTTCACCGTTTCTGGTTATAATACATTTAAGTTCATTACTTGTAATTGTAAGGGCAATTGAAGTATTGCTTATAATCAACAAACCATTTTAA
- a CDS encoding nickel-dependent hydrogenase large subunit — translation MIVPVGPVHPALKEPLRLKLHTRGEKVIDAEIDYGYVYRGIEKIMEGKTWQKSVYLAERVCGICSYIHTQTFTETFEKIADEEAPLRAQFLRVISNELDRLQSHLLANSTYFNVIEHETLFMYMLSLREKVMDAIELLTGNRVHMAWNVVGGVRLDAREIHLNSILKIMDDLESNYTKYAHMYESGPLLGLRSKDVGKMSREQSIRARAVGPIARASSITEDLRTVKPVYRDHFDFKVIWRDEGDNFARNMNRFDEIKESIKIIRQAIENLPEGKVRKRIDIPAGYADNRNEAPRGEVAYMIETNGNLIKNISIRTPSIMNIDACAKYMFKDVATVADAIATYASVDPCIACTERVVIVDEKSGKTCEFDGIGNVKL, via the coding sequence ATGATAGTTCCAGTAGGACCAGTTCACCCTGCTTTAAAAGAGCCTTTACGTTTAAAACTTCATACAAGAGGAGAAAAAGTAATCGATGCTGAAATAGATTATGGTTATGTCTATAGAGGCATTGAAAAGATAATGGAAGGAAAAACCTGGCAAAAATCGGTTTATTTAGCTGAAAGAGTCTGTGGTATTTGCTCTTATATTCACACACAGACATTCACAGAAACATTTGAAAAAATTGCAGATGAAGAAGCTCCACTGCGTGCACAATTTCTAAGAGTTATTTCCAACGAACTGGACAGACTTCAAAGCCATTTGCTTGCAAACTCCACCTACTTCAATGTTATTGAACATGAAACACTTTTCATGTACATGCTTTCATTAAGAGAAAAGGTAATGGATGCCATTGAACTTTTAACCGGTAACAGGGTGCACATGGCATGGAATGTGGTTGGTGGAGTGAGATTAGATGCCAGAGAAATTCATTTAAACAGCATATTGAAAATAATGGATGACCTGGAATCCAATTACACTAAATATGCTCATATGTACGAAAGCGGTCCCTTATTAGGTCTAAGATCTAAAGATGTGGGCAAAATGAGCAGAGAACAATCAATCAGGGCAAGGGCAGTAGGTCCAATTGCCAGGGCTTCGTCAATAACAGAAGATTTAAGAACAGTTAAGCCTGTTTACAGAGACCATTTTGATTTCAAGGTAATCTGGCGTGATGAAGGAGATAACTTCGCCAGAAACATGAACCGTTTCGATGAAATAAAGGAGTCTATAAAAATCATCAGACAGGCTATAGAAAACCTCCCTGAAGGAAAGGTAAGAAAAAGAATAGACATACCTGCAGGATACGCTGACAACCGAAATGAAGCTCCCCGTGGAGAAGTAGCCTACATGATAGAGACAAACGGTAATTTAATAAAGAACATTTCTATAAGGACTCCAAGTATAATGAACATCGATGCATGTGCTAAATACATGTTTAAGGACGTTGCAACAGTTGCAGATGCAATAGCAACATACGCAAGTGTTGATCCATGTATTGCATGTACAGAACGTGTTGTAATTGTTGATGAAAAATCAGGTAAAACCTGTGAATTTGATGGAATAGGGAATGTAAAGTTGTAA
- a CDS encoding 4Fe-4S binding protein, giving the protein MSSVIWYLYEFARKGWIENFAGAATNPEIVETPDRFRDFPEVIRELCIACGACTAACPSPAAIKLVRTKDKDSENGEGITYPVINTDACIRCGFCAEVCPTDPKTLRTGESHLIREEFTILPAEKMFVIDDYLCIRCKKCIKACKVEGAIIEEDGRLMIDQSRCVACEECAKTCPVKGAVKGIYISNVEGQKDVINMVVHALEDFIEARQDDLRKLSPEEVVKLEFPATRIMEQAREILLDEDIARNIIERVTDRLKLRIITWDDSKCKQCRLCVDECPTGAISYDEEKGVVRDSNKCLRCTTCYQTCPFGVAGFYIARFLLTETELKEENILVTVKPSLLPV; this is encoded by the coding sequence ATGTCTTCAGTAATATGGTATTTATATGAATTTGCAAGAAAGGGATGGATTGAAAACTTTGCAGGTGCTGCAACAAATCCTGAAATAGTAGAAACGCCTGATAGATTTAGAGATTTTCCTGAAGTAATAAGAGAACTCTGTATTGCCTGTGGTGCGTGTACAGCAGCTTGTCCTTCTCCGGCAGCTATTAAACTTGTTAGAACTAAGGATAAGGACTCTGAAAATGGAGAAGGTATAACCTATCCTGTAATTAACACAGATGCATGCATAAGATGCGGATTCTGTGCAGAAGTATGTCCAACAGACCCTAAAACACTTAGAACAGGTGAAAGCCATTTAATCAGGGAAGAATTTACCATATTACCTGCAGAAAAAATGTTTGTAATTGACGATTACCTCTGTATACGCTGTAAAAAATGCATAAAGGCATGTAAAGTAGAGGGCGCCATAATTGAAGAAGATGGCAGGCTCATGATAGACCAGTCCAGGTGCGTTGCCTGTGAAGAATGTGCAAAAACATGCCCTGTTAAGGGTGCGGTTAAAGGGATTTACATTTCAAATGTGGAGGGACAGAAAGATGTGATTAACATGGTTGTCCACGCCCTGGAAGACTTTATAGAGGCACGACAGGATGATTTAAGGAAGTTATCACCTGAAGAGGTTGTTAAACTGGAGTTTCCTGCTACCCGAATTATGGAACAGGCCAGAGAAATCCTGTTAGATGAAGATATTGCCAGAAATATTATTGAAAGAGTAACAGATAGACTGAAACTTAGAATTATTACCTGGGACGATTCCAAGTGTAAACAGTGCAGATTATGTGTTGATGAATGTCCTACAGGTGCTATCAGTTATGATGAAGAAAAAGGTGTTGTTAGAGATTCTAATAAATGTCTCAGGTGCACCACATGTTACCAGACATGTCCATTTGGTGTTGCAGGCTTTTATATTGCAAGATTTTTGCTTACAGAAACTGAATTAAAGGAAGAAAACATTCTTGTAACAGTAAAACCATCACTATTACCTGTATAG
- a CDS encoding DUF788 domain-containing protein produces the protein MDKKSTISLSVFIISVSFIVYALIFNPPEWMVIGISIAFIPLSILSFGLLIMARAGKEEEEDRRREPFIGY, from the coding sequence ATGGATAAAAAGAGTACAATCAGTTTATCAGTATTTATAATTTCTGTATCATTCATAGTTTATGCTTTAATATTTAATCCTCCTGAATGGATGGTAATTGGAATTTCAATTGCATTTATTCCGCTTAGCATACTTTCATTTGGACTATTAATCATGGCAAGGGCTGGAAAAGAAGAGGAAGAAGATAGAAGGAGAGAGCCCTTCATTGGATACTAA
- a CDS encoding DUF2108 domain-containing protein has translation MAIDFINISTVSAAVSLIGAAGIILLPKPVDKVIMFAMLQGGFIGMIVAGKYLDVAMAAALFDPISTVILLIAIIKINDVRKEKLKAREELNIA, from the coding sequence ATGGCTATAGACTTCATTAATATATCAACAGTTTCAGCTGCAGTTTCTTTAATTGGAGCTGCAGGTATAATATTACTTCCAAAGCCAGTTGATAAAGTGATAATGTTTGCAATGCTTCAGGGAGGTTTTATAGGGATGATAGTGGCTGGAAAATACCTTGATGTTGCTATGGCTGCTGCATTATTCGATCCAATATCAACTGTAATCCTTTTAATTGCAATTATTAAAATTAACGATGTGAGAAAAGAAAAATTAAAAGCCCGGGAGGAATTGAACATTGCTTGA
- a CDS encoding EhaG family protein — translation MTGAEILVPNVVSPTVVAIYGPAVVVGLLTGFIALLGIAFKKGDLTALILTDIVGLAMLIIVAAVATDLAEALILPGLVVELAEILAISEILMSREMKKNGKNVELIPLPLSMNMEILETAPAFLAIILIAYGAFLTGFTGGAVAGVGILFYVLSKTIRGVPSNIWEGVAGVSGVAWTLWLVGFLIFFVAPQIWLLGLFMSSIGILIKVASKAGLIGVMGREEFKREK, via the coding sequence ATGACTGGCGCCGAAATCCTGGTTCCAAATGTTGTTTCTCCTACTGTAGTTGCAATTTACGGGCCTGCAGTTGTTGTGGGTTTATTAACAGGTTTTATAGCACTTCTGGGAATAGCATTTAAAAAAGGTGATTTAACTGCTTTAATTCTTACAGATATTGTAGGATTGGCCATGTTAATCATTGTTGCTGCTGTTGCAACTGATTTAGCAGAAGCATTAATACTTCCAGGACTTGTGGTTGAACTGGCTGAAATCCTGGCTATTTCTGAAATTCTCATGAGCAGGGAAATGAAAAAAAATGGAAAAAATGTGGAATTAATCCCACTCCCATTATCAATGAACATGGAAATTCTGGAAACTGCACCAGCTTTCCTTGCAATAATACTTATAGCTTATGGAGCTTTCCTTACAGGTTTTACTGGTGGAGCAGTTGCAGGGGTGGGCATACTGTTCTATGTACTATCAAAAACCATAAGAGGAGTTCCTTCCAATATATGGGAGGGCGTTGCAGGAGTATCAGGTGTAGCCTGGACTTTATGGCTTGTAGGATTCCTGATATTCTTCGTAGCTCCTCAAATATGGTTATTAGGTTTGTTCATGTCATCAATTGGAATACTGATAAAAGTGGCATCTAAAGCAGGGCTCATAGGTGTTATGGGTAGAGAAGAGTTCAAAAGAGAAAAATGA
- a CDS encoding EhaE family protein, with product MLDYYVWFYTGCILTIFGSIATVIGPGVKDPVVRTLNTEVAAVGVSMIFLTYNHTIALITFIASTTIITMILLRAIVRLEEMGAKV from the coding sequence TTGCTTGATTATTATGTGTGGTTCTATACAGGATGTATACTAACCATATTTGGAAGTATTGCTACTGTAATCGGTCCGGGGGTTAAAGATCCGGTCGTACGGACTTTAAACACTGAAGTTGCTGCTGTTGGAGTTTCAATGATATTTTTAACATACAACCATACCATTGCACTTATCACTTTTATTGCCTCAACCACAATAATTACCATGATACTTTTAAGAGCTATTGTAAGGCTTGAAGAAATGGGGGCAAAGGTATGA
- a CDS encoding 4Fe-4S binding protein, with amino-acid sequence MIKIPETKTDKKSYKPLREVEVAYEIDASKCEQCIARPCLQVCPVEAVHEIPPDKHIEIDDKCFGCVLCREACPYDAIKMETTLAEAVRENIPNINPKLCRRCGACVDACRTGAVHLISSGKEEAHSVIDEEKCVKCGYCARVCPTEAIKFGEILPRSVAGGKAIVVDQEDCVGCMICRRVCPSKGAINVGKVSKLPYIDPSYCARCEECMDVCPSAAIKYTSRKKAYESFGKIKTMEIVSEILEKETKRLASDAGKVESILNRISLDLSYGNTDDEFEIDVTDRIKADIESAVDGDLDIEDLRDIVKATSPKRDVIVIEESCIGCTLCMNICPTSAIELEKPSPVHIGDECVYCGRCIEACPFEAISLKEEYFEARNGRIFYVRKGVEGPRTGEVTIDNESCQLCEVCVNKCPADAMSIEDNRVVVDREKCILCSACEVICPLNAVRLKT; translated from the coding sequence ATGATTAAAATTCCGGAAACTAAAACTGATAAAAAGTCATATAAACCGCTCAGGGAAGTTGAAGTGGCCTATGAGATAGATGCATCTAAATGCGAACAGTGTATAGCGAGGCCGTGTCTTCAGGTTTGCCCTGTGGAAGCTGTGCATGAAATACCCCCAGATAAACATATAGAAATTGATGATAAGTGTTTTGGGTGTGTACTTTGCAGAGAAGCATGTCCCTATGATGCTATAAAAATGGAGACAACATTAGCAGAAGCTGTAAGGGAAAACATACCTAATATTAACCCAAAATTATGTAGAAGATGTGGTGCATGCGTAGATGCATGCAGAACAGGTGCTGTTCACCTCATATCTTCAGGTAAAGAAGAGGCACACAGCGTTATAGACGAAGAAAAATGTGTTAAGTGTGGTTACTGTGCTCGTGTGTGTCCTACAGAGGCTATAAAATTTGGTGAGATTTTACCAAGGTCTGTAGCTGGTGGAAAAGCAATAGTTGTTGACCAGGAGGATTGTGTTGGCTGCATGATCTGTAGAAGAGTCTGCCCATCTAAAGGAGCAATAAATGTGGGTAAAGTGAGTAAACTACCATATATTGACCCATCATATTGTGCAAGATGCGAGGAATGTATGGATGTCTGCCCATCGGCTGCAATTAAATATACATCAAGAAAAAAAGCTTATGAAAGCTTTGGTAAAATTAAAACAATGGAAATTGTATCGGAAATTCTTGAAAAAGAAACAAAAAGGCTTGCAAGTGATGCAGGAAAAGTTGAAAGCATTTTAAATAGAATTTCACTTGATTTAAGCTATGGAAATACTGACGACGAATTTGAAATTGATGTAACCGACAGGATAAAAGCAGACATAGAATCTGCTGTGGATGGAGATCTGGACATTGAAGATCTAAGAGATATTGTTAAAGCCACTTCTCCAAAAAGAGACGTAATTGTTATTGAGGAAAGCTGTATTGGATGTACCTTATGCATGAATATATGTCCAACAAGCGCCATTGAACTTGAAAAGCCGTCTCCAGTGCATATTGGGGATGAATGCGTTTACTGTGGTAGATGTATTGAAGCATGTCCATTTGAAGCTATTTCCTTAAAAGAAGAATATTTTGAAGCCAGAAACGGCAGGATATTTTATGTAAGAAAGGGTGTGGAAGGCCCAAGAACTGGAGAGGTTACTATTGATAACGAATCCTGTCAACTGTGTGAAGTGTGCGTAAATAAATGCCCTGCAGATGCAATGAGCATAGAAGATAACAGAGTAGTTGTGGATAGGGAAAAGTGTATATTATGCAGTGCATGTGAAGTAATATGTCCTCTAAATGCAGTGAGATTAAAAACCTAA
- a CDS encoding DUF2104 domain-containing protein yields the protein MFPTIYLAYILSFIIGMITGLLLSYKKYTEPFVSKNIDLAALAISIIGWFLFLNSPFIMFIPQYISITAGLFLVAVVLGMRPGYGRYELAVGFIVSGLIWIAGMVLL from the coding sequence ATGTTTCCAACAATTTATTTAGCGTATATACTTTCATTTATAATAGGAATGATTACAGGGCTTTTACTTAGTTATAAAAAGTATACTGAACCCTTTGTAAGCAAAAACATTGATCTTGCTGCGTTAGCGATTTCCATAATAGGATGGTTTTTGTTTTTAAACAGTCCATTTATTATGTTTATTCCACAATACATTTCAATTACAGCAGGTTTGTTTCTTGTAGCTGTTGTGCTTGGAATGAGGCCAGGGTATGGTAGATATGAACTGGCAGTTGGGTTTATAGTATCTGGTTTAATCTGGATTGCAGGGATGGTTCTTTTATGA
- a CDS encoding NADH-quinone oxidoreductase subunit B family protein produces the protein MLDTVKSIIRKSSIHACLLNTGGCNGCDIEIVALLSPRYDLEQYGIYFHNNPREADVILVTGPVAEQWKENLERVYSKIPNPKIVVAIGACPLSGHIYNQEGSGIYPPLNEFIPVDAEVPGCPPRPSEILQALLSVGPDAIAAKGRQKE, from the coding sequence ATGTTAGATACAGTTAAAAGTATCATAAGAAAAAGCTCAATTCACGCATGTCTCCTTAATACTGGAGGATGCAACGGTTGCGACATAGAAATCGTTGCACTTTTATCACCCCGTTATGATTTAGAACAGTATGGAATTTACTTCCATAATAATCCCAGAGAAGCCGATGTAATACTGGTTACAGGGCCTGTTGCAGAACAGTGGAAGGAAAATCTGGAAAGAGTTTATTCAAAAATACCAAACCCTAAAATAGTGGTTGCAATAGGGGCATGTCCTCTTTCAGGACATATTTACAATCAGGAAGGCAGTGGTATTTACCCTCCTCTTAATGAATTCATCCCTGTAGATGCAGAAGTTCCTGGATGCCCGCCAAGGCCATCTGAAATATTACAGGCCCTTCTATCTGTTGGCCCTGATGCAATAGCAGCTAAAGGGAGGCAAAAAGAATGA
- a CDS encoding EhaF family protein has protein sequence MRSFGRILNDLANPGNIPRLFSLALGIVLLAGLLVPFALNDHQLYPRPEPQYQINAGDPLAPYNRGGEVIAEWGLDGNFLLEPGIVTAQYPENAPAIGKVTGYLSPMAISVKDTTLYFGTSIYSSPGGLIDEILYYTRGFDTILESTILMMAFVIASWVALHFTMKREEEE, from the coding sequence ATGAGGAGTTTTGGAAGGATTTTAAATGATTTAGCTAACCCTGGTAACATTCCAAGACTTTTCTCACTGGCACTTGGAATTGTACTTTTAGCAGGGTTACTGGTTCCCTTTGCCTTAAACGATCATCAGCTTTATCCAAGACCAGAACCACAGTACCAGATCAATGCAGGTGATCCTCTGGCGCCTTATAACCGGGGGGGAGAAGTAATTGCAGAATGGGGTCTTGATGGCAATTTTCTCTTAGAACCGGGTATAGTCACAGCCCAGTATCCTGAAAACGCTCCGGCAATAGGTAAAGTTACCGGTTATCTATCTCCAATGGCCATAAGCGTTAAAGATACTACTCTTTACTTTGGTACTTCAATCTATTCATCCCCTGGTGGTTTAATAGATGAGATACTGTATTATACAAGGGGTTTTGACACAATTCTTGAATCAACCATTCTTATGATGGCATTTGTAATTGCTTCATGGGTTGCACTTCACTTTACAATGAAAAGGGAGGAAGAGGAATGA
- a CDS encoding energy-converting hydrogenase A subunit A EhaA → MIIHVDVVTILSYTLAVLSAIIVGFIVRLPLLPERPIRHSFTISIVFPTTVVALGLSAMIFELGWGGIIVGIVTGVLSALISRYLLEKILPKPTEPVEGES, encoded by the coding sequence ATGATTATTCATGTTGATGTTGTTACAATCTTAAGTTATACTCTTGCAGTATTATCCGCAATTATTGTAGGATTTATTGTAAGGCTTCCTTTACTTCCTGAAAGACCAATCAGGCATTCATTTACTATCAGCATAGTTTTCCCAACAACTGTGGTTGCGCTTGGACTGTCTGCAATGATTTTTGAGCTTGGATGGGGGGGAATAATAGTTGGAATAGTAACTGGAGTTTTATCTGCGTTAATATCCAGATATTTGCTTGAAAAGATCCTTCCAAAACCTACAGAGCCAGTTGAAGGTGAATCTTAA
- a CDS encoding formylmethanofuran--tetrahydromethanopterin N-formyltransferase has translation MVEIENTYCEAFDGICCRVIITAHDKETLQRAAYDATSTPGTVIGRVEGGIEGWLDKDETPDHRNGAILQFWYGKEDIEKFKVELSYRIRQDILVKPFTALFDASVDPAGKIDMMRNVGHCGDGYEWTEKKYGREMIIVPIAIPDFKIESTVGYMRGIMGANFWYMASSREAVMEAGKKALDAIGKIEGAIAPFDICSAASKPETNYPWIGPTTNHPYCPSLKEKLDKESKVPDNVKYIPEIVINGLNIDTVKKAMKAGIEALSDVEGVVKVSAGNYGGQLGDHKIYLKDL, from the coding sequence ATGGTTGAAATAGAAAATACATACTGTGAAGCTTTTGATGGAATATGCTGCCGGGTAATTATAACTGCCCATGATAAAGAAACACTTCAAAGAGCAGCTTATGATGCCACATCAACCCCTGGGACTGTAATAGGGCGTGTTGAAGGAGGTATTGAAGGATGGCTGGATAAAGATGAAACTCCTGATCATAGAAATGGAGCTATACTCCAATTCTGGTATGGAAAGGAGGATATAGAAAAGTTCAAAGTTGAATTGTCCTACAGAATAAGACAGGATATTCTTGTTAAACCATTTACAGCTCTTTTCGATGCTTCAGTTGATCCGGCAGGTAAAATTGACATGATGAGAAATGTAGGGCACTGCGGCGACGGTTATGAATGGACTGAAAAAAAATACGGGCGTGAAATGATAATTGTACCCATTGCCATACCCGATTTTAAGATAGAAAGCACAGTTGGATACATGAGGGGGATCATGGGCGCGAATTTCTGGTACATGGCAAGCAGCAGGGAAGCAGTTATGGAAGCCGGTAAAAAAGCACTTGATGCCATAGGTAAGATAGAAGGTGCTATAGCCCCATTTGATATATGTTCTGCTGCCTCCAAACCTGAAACTAACTACCCATGGATAGGCCCCACTACAAATCATCCATACTGTCCCTCCCTTAAAGAAAAGCTTGATAAGGAATCTAAAGTTCCAGATAATGTTAAATACATTCCTGAAATTGTGATAAATGGCCTTAACATTGATACAGTGAAAAAAGCTATGAAAGCAGGGATTGAAGCTTTAAGTGATGTTGAAGGGGTGGTTAAAGTTTCTGCAGGAAACTACGGTGGCCAACTGGGTGATCATAAAATCTATCTAAAGGATTTATAG
- a CDS encoding NADH-quinone oxidoreductase subunit H: MNLMADILLNVLIAFLVGSLLLGLYRKVVARVQTRPGPPIIQYLLHLLKFYIKESSFPKTAAMPFYIGIASILMVIWVSAVIVGPVTQGSLLIIFGIYAIHKIVEHNAGSSSGSPYGKLSCVRAVYSAAAEVPLFAVLVIIYLKTGTMLISDIVNYQAINGPLLYTIPLAALMYLVLIISKAQYTPFSITKGKDIVSGYETEHFGLLRGYLMISESIVWYMLLWIFLTVFLGPISPILYIIGMVGITVGVAFISATTPLLNPNHSVVLQILFAVTGIAGSILLLNIL; encoded by the coding sequence ATGAATTTAATGGCAGATATTCTGTTAAACGTTCTTATAGCTTTCCTTGTTGGAAGCTTACTCCTTGGATTGTACAGAAAGGTGGTGGCACGTGTTCAGACAAGGCCAGGGCCGCCAATAATCCAGTACCTCTTACATTTACTCAAGTTTTACATTAAAGAGTCTTCATTCCCTAAAACAGCCGCAATGCCATTTTATATTGGAATAGCGAGCATTCTTATGGTTATATGGGTAAGTGCAGTTATAGTGGGCCCTGTAACTCAGGGGTCTCTTTTAATAATCTTTGGTATCTATGCTATTCATAAAATAGTAGAGCACAACGCAGGATCATCATCTGGCTCACCTTACGGTAAATTAAGCTGTGTTAGGGCAGTTTATTCGGCAGCTGCAGAAGTACCGCTCTTTGCAGTGCTTGTAATAATCTATCTTAAAACTGGAACAATGCTAATCAGCGATATTGTAAATTATCAGGCTATTAATGGACCTTTATTGTACACTATACCATTAGCTGCCCTTATGTATCTTGTATTAATAATATCCAAGGCACAGTACACGCCATTTTCAATAACTAAAGGCAAAGATATAGTATCCGGATACGAAACTGAGCATTTTGGACTGCTTCGTGGATATCTTATGATATCTGAGTCCATAGTATGGTACATGCTGCTCTGGATTTTCTTAACTGTATTCCTTGGGCCCATCAGCCCGATTTTATATATCATTGGAATGGTTGGAATCACGGTTGGAGTTGCGTTTATAAGTGCTACCACACCACTTTTAAATCCCAATCATTCTGTGGTTCTGCAGATCCTGTTTGCAGTTACTGGAATTGCAGGTTCTATTTTACTCTTAAACATACTTTAA
- a CDS encoding DUF1959 family protein: protein MKADDLSLMKLLKGRILKSYRWQEDIIKPFSKEMGIQEETLEEILIKRLDMSSLEALHPRFESSKFSCIRDKIHADLQICWLSDVMEIISPEYADAIKNKIAKEVIEGKDYEDAIRDGKKELIEYLMR from the coding sequence ATGAAAGCTGATGATTTATCATTGATGAAACTTCTAAAAGGAAGAATATTAAAAAGTTACAGGTGGCAGGAAGATATCATAAAACCCTTCTCTAAAGAGATGGGTATCCAGGAAGAGACACTTGAGGAAATATTAATAAAGAGACTGGATATGTCCAGCCTTGAAGCACTTCACCCCCGCTTTGAATCATCGAAGTTCAGTTGTATACGTGATAAAATACATGCAGACCTGCAAATTTGCTGGCTTTCTGATGTAATGGAGATTATATCTCCAGAGTATGCTGATGCAATAAAAAATAAAATTGCAAAAGAAGTTATAGAAGGAAAAGATTATGAAGATGCCATCAGGGATGGTAAAAAGGAATTAATTGAATATCTTATGAGGTAA